In Anabas testudineus chromosome 12, fAnaTes1.2, whole genome shotgun sequence, one genomic interval encodes:
- the tescb gene encoding tescalcin b produces MGALQSLPGQPQYIDLAEKTGFSFEQIAVLHKRFKQLSHSEETLRREHFNEIPDLACNPIRAQIIEAFFDRRNYRENGEGTVEEISFEEFLVVMSHFRPPSLHMTEEQREGVRREKLRFLFNMHDTDNDGTITLEEYRHVVEELLSRSGALGKETAKSIADAAMLEVASISVGHMEPDDFYEGITFEHFLKLLNGFEIESRMNIRFLNVDTTTLCK; encoded by the exons ATGGGGGCACTACAGTCGTTACCTGGTCAGCCACAGTACATTGATCTGGCGGAAAAGACGGGCT TTTCATTCGAGCAGATTGCCGTCCTGCATAAAAGATTCAAACAGCTGAGCCACAGTGAAGAGACACTGCG GAGGGAGCACTTCAACGAAATCCCAGATTTAGCATGTAATCCCATCCGTGCACAGATCATAGAAGCTTTCTTTGACAGAAG AAACTATCGTGAGAATGGTGAGGGTACAGTTGAGGAGATCAGCTTTGAGGAGTTCCTGGTGGTCATGTCCCATTTCAGGCCCCCGTCACTGCACATGACAGAGGAACAGCGTGAGGGCGTCAGGAGGGAGAAACTGAGAT ttttaTTCAACATGCACGACACCGACAACGATGGAACAATAACCCTTGAGGAGTACAGACAC GTGGTGGAGGAGCTGTTATCTCGCAGTGGAGCACTGGGAAAGGAGACGGCAAAAAGCATTGCTGACGCTGCCATGTTGGAAGTGGCAAGTATTTCAGTGGGTCACATG GAACCTGATGATTTCTATGAGGGAATCACATTTGAGCATTTTCTTAAG ttgcTGAACGGCTTTGAAATCGAATCAAGAATGAACATTCGCTTTTTGAATGTGGACACAACAACACTGTGCAAGTGA
- the m17 gene encoding IL-6 subfamily cytokine M17, with amino-acid sequence MNGHVKSMHYQQSMGPATTLLSLLLVMAVVLTRTVAASRNQHCGNSLPQTLKLTRLLQKESVDLIKTYKASQGEMSDLFCTVAANDVPDPSISGLEPSEKLASIYTHLQAFFPHFKRVYEQQTDLQPPMSKLLTELDSVRDRSRYLAVLVNIFYQSLFPNLPVPEPAGGPTSLPPPQNVFQQKVYGCAVLQTFKEFLSNVSRELRTVKTQVCRRRIQINTLFF; translated from the exons ATGAATGGTCATGTAAAGAGTATGCATTATCAACAGTCTATGGGACCAGCAACAA CATTACTCTCTCTCCTGCTGGTTATGGCTGTTGTTTTAACAAGAACTGTGGCAGCAAGCAGAAACCAGCACTGTGGGAATTCTCTGCCACAGACTTTGAAGCTCACCCGTCTCCTGCAGAAGGAATCTGTTGACCTTATCAAAACATAT AAAGCCTCTCAAGGTGAAATGTCAGACCTCTTCTGCACTGTGGCAGCTAACGATGTCCCCGACCCCAGCATCTCTGGCCTGGAGCCCTCAGAGAAATTAGCGAGCATCTACACACATCTCCAAGCGTTCTTCCCACATTTCAAACGGGTGTACGAGCAGCAGACAGACTTACAGCCACCCATGAGCAAACTGCTAACTGAGCTCGACAGTGTCCGCGATCGCAGCAGGTACCTGGCTGTTCTTGTAAACATCTTTTATCAGAGCCTCTTCCCAAACCTGCCTGTACCAGAGCCAGCAGGGGGGCCAACATCACTGCCTCCTCCTCAGAACGTCTTCCAGCAGAAGGTCTATGGCTGTGCAGTCCTGCAGACCTTCAAGGAGTTCCTGTCAAATGTTTCCAGAGAACTAAGAACTGTGAAAACCCAAGTGTGCAGGAGGAGgatacaaataaacacactcttCTTTTGA
- the taok3b gene encoding serine/threonine-protein kinase TAO3, whose translation MSGYKRMRRQHQKQLIALENRLKAEMDEHRLRLQKELETHANNTYIELERLAKRHAAQTDKEMKSVAAEERRIQQQIVAQQKKELTSFLENQKKEYRLCKEKIKEEMNEEPCTPKEEKQERLSRHKETMQHSQAEDEAHFLAQQRLVYDRSCRALKRRSLIRRHEFEQEQLREELNKKRTQKEMEHALMIRQDESTQDLERRQLQMLQKLRIELMRLQHQTELENQEEYNGRRQRELHRKHSLEQRQQPRNLKTLEMQIKKQFQDTCKVQNKQYKALRNHQLEVSPKGDHKSILKNLKEEQTRKLAVLAEQYEQSINEMMASQAMRLEAEQETECEALKQQLKQEMELLDAYQRKTKSQMETQHEREQQKLEQKVSIRRAHLEQKIEEELAALQKERTERIKQLLERQDREINTFDAESRSLGFGSLGSLDFPKEDNR comes from the exons ATGTCTGGGTATAAGCGCATGCGGCGGCAGCACCAGAAGCAGCTGATCGCCCTGGAGAACAGGCTAAAGGCCGAGATGGATGAGCATAGGCTCCGGCTGCAGAAGGAATTAGAGACACATGCGAACAACACTTACATTGAGCTGGAAAGACTGGCCAAACGCCACGCTGCTCAAACAGACAAAGAG ATGAAGTCAGTTGcagcagaagagaggagaatCCAGCAACAGATTGTTGCTCAGCAAAAGAAAGAGCTGACTTCTTTCCTAGAGAACCAGAAAAAGGAGTACAGGCTTTGCAAAGAGAAGATCAAAGAA GAGATGAATGAGGAGCCTTGTACACCCaaggaggagaagcaggagcGTCTGTCCAGGCACAAAGAAACGATGCAGCACTCACAGGCTGAGGATGAAGCTCATTTCCTGGCCCAACAAAGGCTAGTCTATGACCGGAGCTGCAGGGCCCTGAAACGCCGGAGTCTCATCAGGAGGCATGAGTTTGAACAGGAGCAACTGAGAGAG GAGCTGAATAAGAAGAGGACCCAGAAGGAGATGGAACATGCTCTGATGATCCGGCAGGACGAGTCCACACAGGACCTTGAGCGAAGGCAGCTGCAGATGTTGCAGAAGCTGCGTATTGAACTCATGCGGCTGCAGCACCAGACAGAGCTCGAAAACCAGGAGGAGTACAATGGTCGGCGACAGAGAGAACTACACAGGAAACACAGTCTGGAGCAGCGGCAGCAGCCCAGAAACCTCAAG ACACTGGAGATGCAGATCAAGAAACAGTTCCAGGATACTTGCAAGGTGCAGAACAAACAGTACAAAGCTCTTAGAAACCACCAGCTGGAGGTCTCTCCCAAAGGTGACCATAAGAGCATCCTGAAGAACCTAAAAGAGGAGCAGACACGCAAGCTGGCTGTACTGGCTGAGCAGTACGAGCAGAGCATCAACGAGATGATGGCTTCACAAGCG ATGCGATTGGAAGCAGAGCAGGAAACAGAATGCGAAGCTCTGAAGCAGCAGCTCAAGCAGGAGATGGAGCTTCTGGATGCCTACCAGAGAAAAACCAAGTCACAAATGGAAACGCAACACGAGCGCGAACAGCAGAAACTTGAGCAGAAGGTCTCAATACGCAGGGCGCACCTTGAACAGAAG ATTGAAGAGGAACTGGCCGCACTTCAAAAGGAACGTACCGAACGGATCAAGCAACTTTTGGAACGCCAGGACAGAGAAATTAACACTTTTGATGCAGAAAGTAGAAGTCTCGGCTTTGGAAGCCTGGGATCTCTGGACTTCCCCAAAGAAGACAACAGATGA
- the LOC113159241 gene encoding heat shock protein beta-1-like — protein sequence MGEQNKILSRPIFCRDVGWDPFPNWTQPSRIFAQDFGLPPFLEPCDVHWIDWAKKRLASFSWPGYTHSPLLPPFSGQHHAALNQKGPSGVSEIQTGQGSWKIHLDVNHFSPEEITITTKDGYLQISGNHEERQDDHEIVSRCFTRKYKLPLGVDLQHISSSLSGDGVLSVEASVPGTSASDPANEIVIPVQIRQKQDGEK from the exons ATgggtgaacaaaataaaatattatctcGTCCCATTTTCTGCCGCGACGTGGGCTGGGATCCTTTCCCAAACTGGACACAGCCGAGTCGCATTTTTGCGCAAGACTTTGGGCTCCCGCCTTTCCTGGAGCCTTGTGATGTGCACTGGATAGACTGGGCGAAGAAGAGACTGGCATCGTTCTCTTGGCCAGGGTACACACATAGTCCCCTCTTGCCTCCATTCAGTGGTCAGCACCATGCAGCGTTGAACCAAAAGGGTCCAAGTGGAGTGTCAGAGATCCAAACAGGGCAGGGCAGCTGGAAAATTCACCTGGATGTCAACCACTTCTCACCTGAAGAGATTACAATCACAACCAAGGACGGCTACTTGCAAATATCAG GAAATCATGAAGAAAGGCAAGATGACCATGAGATAGTCTCAAGATGCTTCACTCGAAAATATAA GTTGCCACTGGGAGTTGACTTACAGCACATCAGCTCTTCGCTGTCTGGTGATGGAGTCCTGTCAGTGGAGGCCTCTGTCCCTGGAACATCCGCCAGTGACCCGGCTAACGAGATTGTCATCCCTGTTCAGATCAGACAGAAGCAGGATGGCGAAAAATGA